The genomic stretch GGGGTGTTCTTAAAGATGATATACATACCAAAGATATTAAAGGTACTTCAGCTGAACTTAGGGGAAATGAAAACTTACCTCCAGGATGGTTTGTCATGAAGGTGGAAGCAAAATATCCGGGGAGTGGTGCATTTTACTATTATAATGAAAGTACCGGGAAGAGTCAACGGGCAAAACCTTGCGAAGCATCCTTAACTGAGCAATCAACACCGTCTTTGAATCTTCCGGAAAATTGGGTGGAAGTATGCGAACTCGGCATCTTCAAACACAATCCAACATTATACTTTGTAAGCTTCCCAACACTTGTGGAGTGGCTAGTTTCCGCGCCAAATGCAATCCCAGGAGTACCAATTGTCGCAGAAAAATCAATAGCAGGGTTGCAATTTAAAACAACAGAAGTAGTAAAACCAGCATGATCATGAAGATATTGAACCTCAATCTTTCCGGATTTGTAATCAGGTAATCGAATAGAAGCAACGGCTTTCGCAGAAGACACAAAATCTGTGAGAGTAAATGTTGTCAACACACTTGATTCGGTATCAACTTTGAAAAGAAGAGTATTCTTTTTGTGGTTAATTTGAGCAGCAACATCACCGGAGGAAAGTCCTCTACTCTTCAATAACGTTGAATGCAAATCGATGCCGGAGTTGGTGGAGGAGGATATTGTGAACCGTTGATCGGAGTTGTAATCTTTGGTAAGGATATCTCTGGATAATATTCCGATGTCGGAGAAGATACCGGGGCCTTTGGAAAAcattgttgatgatgttgttaGGAAGTTTGGTGTGAGAGTACGATTTTGactattgtaacacccttctaaaataccccaataattaattaaaacaacaaatataaatcagagtagatatgcaatttaagggtgtcacacttgacacttcacaccattcaccaaaatagtttgtcatgctcatttattaatcaaaataaaacattgcacaatacgcagcggataaagatcaaatcaatcatgcaaaccatgtaatcacattacatgtaaaactgttcaacaaccacaatgaaaacaaagtaaaacatcccgtcccgatgttacatctaccagagcatgacccactaaggaactacactagactccaagcactagcttctactcaatcaccgctcgttacctgaaacatagttgtaagggtgagttcctcaatcgatataataagcattataaaatatcatgtaatgctaagtaaattaacacatttcatcaccctaatcatatcacacattcagcaacggcaacatcaactcataatcataatcatactcaacccaacacaaacacacgtataatattggaatacatccattcatattatacgccatacatatattatgcaatgagactccatgcatgcggtaccgactattcgtgaacacatagttcaacctcaccgatcaaacccagatacggctaccaagctcactagtcccactcatttgagacctagtgactcactcactaattcctcaccatgggaattagctaccaccccaagggctatgctatgcacgctaaatcacctagcatgcaaacatcaacaacaatccacaataactcactcactaattcctcaccatgggaattagctaccaccataaaggccatactatgcacgctaaatcacctagcatgcaacatcaacaacaatccacaatggacatatgctcacactctaagccataaacagtccatccacaattgcatacataatagatatattcacagcattatgcataccatcacacatcatcagcatatttatcacataatcatatcatatcatgccaaattaataaaccacagtattagcacactctactaatacctatctgctcaaaacaacgggaaatgatccctactatatcatacaccaatataggccaatcatcaaatatgttcacaatatttaaatatcaaatttccacttttccaacagtgttaaccggttaacaccctgggttaactggttaacgcaaaacagaacacgcttcctggcacattttaacagtgttaaccggttaacaccctgggttaaccggttaacgcaagacagacaacaatttctcataattcataacagtgttaaccggttaacaccctgggttaaccggttaacgcagaacagaaataaattcttttaattatcataacagtgttaaccggttaacaccctgggttaaccggttaacgcaagacagaaagctgttcctgcgctaacacgaacagaatgcagaattacccgtatttttcgccgtcggaggacttccggacctccgatttcgattccgtaaacggctacacgtccataaaatcacaactcatccaattATAGATTTAATCACAGTTTTTAACGTAATTTGATCATCACgatttgcaacattcatcatccaaattagggtcaattcaatggcttattactacccattacatgttaacctataatacccattaaacgacgataaaccccccttacctgagttaatccggcaatcctttagcttcaagcttttctcttcttcaacccttgttctcttgctcttcctctttgcccttttctcactttctgtcgcttctctggttttcacgtgaaaaaccctttttaccaaatggaactctttatatatattccaacttattattccaataataataattccaaataatattccaataataatctaattatttaattaaattaataaatatactattaacttaatttaaataattatcatattttatcggggtgttacaactctcccccactaaaagagttttcgtcctcgaaaacatacctcaagcgaataactctagataagactccttcatctgactctccagttcccaagtcacattaccacctgctggtcctccccaagctacctttaccaaagcaatctctttaccccgcaactgcttcaactctcgatcctcgatcctcataggtgatgtttcaacagtcaggttatctctcacctgtacatcatctacttggaccacatgcgacgaATCAGGAATGTActtcctcaactgagacacatgaaaaacctcatgcaaattcgcaagtgacggcggtaaagcgatacgatag from Lathyrus oleraceus cultivar Zhongwan6 chromosome 7, CAAS_Psat_ZW6_1.0, whole genome shotgun sequence encodes the following:
- the LOC127104353 gene encoding mitochondrial outer membrane protein porin 2-like, with product MFSKGPGIFSDIGILSRDILTKDYNSDQRFTISSSTNSGIDLHSTLLKSRGLSSGDVAAQINHKKNTLLFKVDTESSVLTTFTLTDFVSSAKAVASIRLPDYKSGKIEVQYLHDHAGFTTSVVLNCNPAIDFSATIGTPGIAFGAETSHSTSVGKLTKYNVGLCLKMPSSHTSTQFSGRFKDGVDCSVKDASQGFAR